The following are encoded in a window of Streptomyces sp. 11x1 genomic DNA:
- the treZ gene encoding malto-oligosyltrehalose trehalohydrolase, whose amino-acid sequence MQFEVWAPQADRLTLHRAGATHAMERDPERPGWWTAEAEAPDGTRYGFAVDDGPVRPDPRSRRQPDGPDGLSAVVDQGRYTWRSQWRGRGLPGAVLYELHVGTYTPEGTLDAAAERLGHLAELGVTHVELMPLCPFPGTHGWGYEGVSLWAVHEPYGGPEALKRFVDAAHGLGLGVVLDVVHNHLGPSGNYLPVFGPYFTERHHTPWGAAVNLDAPGSDEVRAYFRGSALAWLRDYRLDGLRLDAVHALKDTRALHFLEELATAVDALAEEVRRPLFLIAESDLNDPRLITPRAHGGLGLHAQWNDDFHHALHTTLTGESQGYYADFAHAGPAGLAKTLTGGFFHDGTYSSFRERRHGRPLDRTSVSAHRLLGYTQTHDQIGNRAQGDRLAATLSPGLLACAAALVLTGPFTPMLFMGEEWAASTPWQFFTDHTDPELAEAVRRGRRREFAEHGWAEEDVPDPQDPATRDRSCLDWSEPAREPHARMLSWYRVLIALRHSLPDLSDPDLSDVKVAFDEEARWFGFRRGDVLVALNLGKETAEVPVGVPHARVLAAWDPVEAPGADGVLTLGGESCVVLTVA is encoded by the coding sequence GTGCAGTTCGAGGTGTGGGCACCGCAGGCCGACCGTCTGACCCTCCACCGGGCGGGCGCCACGCACGCCATGGAGCGCGATCCGGAGCGGCCGGGCTGGTGGACGGCCGAGGCGGAGGCGCCGGACGGCACGCGCTACGGATTCGCCGTCGACGACGGTCCGGTGCGCCCCGACCCGCGCTCGCGCCGGCAGCCGGACGGCCCCGACGGACTCAGCGCGGTCGTCGACCAGGGGCGGTACACCTGGCGTTCGCAGTGGCGCGGACGCGGGCTGCCGGGCGCGGTCCTCTACGAGCTGCACGTCGGCACGTACACACCCGAGGGCACCCTGGACGCGGCGGCCGAACGTCTCGGGCACCTCGCCGAACTGGGCGTCACCCACGTCGAGTTGATGCCGCTGTGCCCCTTCCCCGGGACGCACGGCTGGGGTTACGAGGGCGTCTCGCTGTGGGCCGTGCACGAACCGTACGGCGGTCCCGAGGCGCTGAAGCGGTTCGTGGACGCGGCCCACGGACTGGGCCTCGGGGTGGTGCTCGACGTCGTGCACAACCATCTGGGCCCCTCCGGCAACTACCTGCCCGTCTTCGGGCCGTACTTCACCGAGCGGCACCACACGCCGTGGGGCGCGGCGGTGAATCTGGACGCGCCGGGCTCGGACGAGGTGCGGGCGTACTTCCGGGGGAGCGCGCTGGCCTGGCTGCGCGACTACCGTCTCGACGGGCTGCGGCTGGACGCGGTCCACGCGCTGAAGGACACCCGGGCCCTGCACTTCCTGGAGGAGCTGGCGACGGCGGTGGACGCGCTCGCCGAGGAGGTGCGTCGGCCGCTGTTCCTGATCGCCGAGTCGGACCTCAACGACCCGCGCCTCATCACCCCGCGCGCACACGGCGGGCTGGGCCTGCACGCCCAGTGGAACGACGACTTCCACCACGCCCTGCACACCACGCTGACCGGGGAGTCCCAGGGCTACTACGCGGACTTCGCGCACGCGGGCCCGGCGGGCCTGGCGAAGACCCTGACGGGTGGCTTCTTCCACGACGGCACATACTCGTCCTTCCGGGAGCGCCGCCACGGCCGCCCCCTGGACCGTACGAGCGTCTCGGCGCACCGGCTGCTGGGCTACACCCAGACCCACGACCAGATCGGCAACCGCGCCCAGGGCGACCGGCTCGCGGCGACCCTCTCCCCCGGCCTGCTGGCCTGCGCGGCGGCGCTCGTCCTCACCGGCCCCTTCACGCCCATGCTCTTCATGGGCGAGGAATGGGCCGCGTCCACGCCCTGGCAGTTCTTCACCGACCACACCGATCCGGAGCTCGCGGAGGCCGTACGGCGGGGCCGGCGCCGGGAGTTCGCCGAGCACGGCTGGGCCGAGGAGGACGTCCCCGACCCCCAGGATCCCGCGACGCGCGACCGCTCCTGCCTCGACTGGTCCGAGCCCGCGCGCGAGCCCCACGCCCGGATGCTGTCCTGGTACCGCGTTCTCATCGCCCTGCGCCACTCCCTGCCCGATCTCTCCGACCCCGACCTCTCCGACGTCAAGGTCGCCTTCGACGAGGAGGCCCGGTGGTTCGGCTTCCGCCGGGGCGATGTCCTCGTGGCACTGAACCTGGGCAAGGAGACGGCCGAGGTCCCGGTCGGGGTGCCCCACGCGCGCGTCCTCGCGGCGTGGGATCCGGTGGAGGCGCCGGGGGCCGATGGGGTGCTGACCCTGGGCGGGGAGTCGTGCGTGGTGCTGACGGTGGCGTGA
- a CDS encoding aminoglycoside phosphotransferase family protein has translation MTQAPTPTADSVRRLVRSLLKNGAGRTGGKGAGGPDVRPVAGDDTHGTWWVGTRHVLRLVTDRHGVGPQRRELRLRDLVRPHIGVAVPVSVAHGEWSGGLTYTLDTRLAGGTAEEHEVSAVGEADLAALLTGLREVPPRQAEALGVPRLAARPLEALRAAAGRAARLLAEADEFDARRLGQLTSATAAQLTAPAAVLVHHGLTGDHLVVSADGRVRGVLGWTDAAVGDPAEDIAGLAAAVGSPAAVRAATLAGYGVRPCLRGLWLARCDTVVILAEGLQGRAAVPLPVLRHRLRRAWEPILLERVTDLRGED, from the coding sequence ATGACCCAGGCACCGACACCCACCGCGGACAGCGTCCGCAGGCTGGTCCGTTCCCTGCTGAAGAACGGGGCGGGCAGGACCGGCGGCAAGGGCGCGGGCGGCCCCGACGTGCGACCCGTCGCCGGGGACGACACGCACGGCACCTGGTGGGTCGGCACCCGCCATGTCCTTCGCCTCGTGACCGACCGGCACGGCGTCGGACCGCAACGACGCGAACTGCGGCTGCGGGACCTGGTCCGCCCGCACATCGGCGTCGCCGTGCCGGTGAGCGTCGCGCACGGCGAGTGGTCCGGAGGGCTCACCTACACACTGGACACGCGGCTGGCCGGGGGCACGGCCGAGGAGCACGAGGTGTCCGCCGTGGGCGAGGCCGACCTGGCGGCGCTCCTCACGGGGCTGCGCGAGGTGCCGCCGCGGCAGGCCGAGGCGCTCGGGGTGCCGCGGCTTGCCGCGCGCCCGCTGGAGGCGCTGCGGGCGGCGGCGGGACGGGCGGCGCGCCTGCTCGCCGAGGCCGACGAGTTCGACGCGCGGCGGCTCGGGCAGCTGACGTCGGCGACGGCGGCGCAGCTGACGGCGCCGGCCGCCGTCCTGGTCCACCACGGGCTCACCGGCGACCACCTCGTCGTCAGCGCCGACGGCCGGGTCCGGGGGGTGCTCGGCTGGACCGACGCGGCCGTCGGCGACCCCGCCGAGGACATCGCCGGCCTCGCCGCGGCCGTCGGCTCACCGGCCGCCGTCCGTGCCGCGACGCTGGCCGGCTACGGCGTCCGCCCCTGTCTGCGCGGACTCTGGCTGGCCCGCTGCGACACGGTCGTCATCCTCGCGGAGGGCCTTCAGGGGCGTGCCGCCGTGCCCCTCCCCGTCCTCCGTCACCGGCTGCGTCGCGCGTGGGAGCCGATCCTGCTGGAGAGGGTGACGGATCTGCGCGGTGAGGACTGA
- a CDS encoding phosphodiesterase, whose product MLVLAHISDLHLDGSDRASRRAERVRDLLWGLPGPVDALLVTGDIADHGTEAEYEEAARLLGLRGGGAPFPVLTCPGNHDSRAPYRKALLGEPPTDGPVNSVHVFPDAAVLMCDTSVPGQDEGALDAQTHAWIEETLDGLDGDRPVLLAFHHPPVALHHPLPDRYRLGRSAKLGRLLERRPEIAGIITGHAHTPAATTFAGRPLVVGPGVTWTLRLPWEGDAVADREAPPGFAFHVLDDEGRLTSHFRVAA is encoded by the coding sequence ATGCTCGTACTCGCGCACATCAGTGATCTGCATCTGGACGGGAGCGACCGAGCCAGCCGGCGGGCCGAGCGGGTGCGGGATCTGCTGTGGGGGCTGCCGGGCCCGGTGGACGCGCTGCTGGTGACGGGGGACATCGCGGACCACGGCACGGAGGCCGAGTACGAGGAGGCGGCCCGTCTGCTGGGGCTGCGCGGGGGCGGGGCGCCCTTCCCGGTGCTGACCTGCCCGGGCAACCACGACAGCCGGGCCCCCTACCGCAAGGCGCTGCTCGGGGAGCCGCCGACCGACGGGCCGGTCAACAGCGTGCACGTCTTCCCGGACGCGGCCGTCCTGATGTGCGACACCAGCGTCCCGGGGCAGGACGAGGGCGCACTGGACGCGCAGACCCACGCCTGGATCGAGGAGACCCTGGACGGGCTCGACGGCGACCGGCCCGTCCTGCTCGCCTTCCACCACCCGCCGGTGGCGCTCCACCACCCACTCCCGGACCGGTACCGGCTGGGCCGGTCCGCGAAGCTCGGCCGACTGCTGGAACGCCGGCCGGAGATCGCGGGGATCATCACCGGTCACGCCCACACACCGGCAGCGACCACCTTCGCCGGGCGTCCGCTGGTCGTAGGACCCGGGGTCACCTGGACGCTGCGGCTGCCCTGGGAGGGCGACGCGGTCGCGGACCGGGAGGCACCGCCCGGGTTCGCCTTCCATGTCCTGGACGACGAGGGGCGGCTGACCAGTCACTTCAGGGTGGCCGCGTAG
- a CDS encoding PDZ domain-containing protein has product MEQTALRPKPMPGGEPCGDRPSGPTRRPHAAPRRARQRLVTLLLALAACAALVLSGVGLGTMGATVIGMSRLAELRERAAGERGAVGRPGAGADAGHRARGGLPKSAPGQGSSVSPGIGAPTRPTLGVEAVDAPAPAPASAPASAPSIAPTSAGPAGRGALVVGVHVPGPGHAAGLVRGDTVLALGHTRTGSASDLARAVAAARPGVALKLLVRHANGTRRYLVAVPGVVT; this is encoded by the coding sequence ATGGAACAGACAGCGTTGCGGCCCAAACCCATGCCCGGCGGGGAGCCCTGCGGCGACCGCCCGTCCGGCCCGACCCGGCGTCCGCACGCCGCGCCCCGCCGCGCCCGGCAGCGACTCGTCACCCTGCTGCTCGCCCTGGCCGCTTGCGCCGCCCTCGTCCTGTCGGGCGTCGGGCTGGGCACGATGGGCGCCACGGTGATCGGCATGAGCAGACTTGCGGAGCTGCGGGAGCGGGCCGCAGGCGAGCGAGGAGCCGTCGGCCGCCCCGGCGCCGGGGCCGACGCTGGCCACCGGGCGCGGGGCGGCCTGCCCAAGTCGGCGCCGGGGCAGGGGAGTTCGGTGTCACCCGGCATCGGCGCGCCCACCCGCCCCACGCTCGGCGTCGAAGCCGTCGATGCACCCGCGCCCGCGCCTGCATCCGCCCCCGCATCCGCACCCTCCATCGCTCCCACGTCCGCGGGGCCGGCGGGTCGCGGCGCGCTCGTCGTCGGTGTCCACGTACCCGGCCCCGGCCACGCGGCCGGCCTGGTCCGTGGTGACACCGTCCTCGCCCTGGGCCACACCCGGACCGGCTCGGCCTCCGACCTGGCGCGGGCCGTCGCCGCCGCGCGCCCCGGGGTGGCCCTGAAACTCCTCGTGCGCCACGCGAACGGCACCCGGCGGTACCTGGTCGCGGTCCCGGGCGTCGTGACCTGA
- a CDS encoding aminopeptidase P family protein, with the protein MSAPFTTDDHRARMRRAARAAADAGLDGLLVAPGPDLVWLTGHRPPETERLTMLVLRDGEDPVLVVPTLEAPDAAGAPGGPALTLRDWADGQDPYEAAVSVLGPRGRFGISDNAWTLHLLGLQRRLPGTAFVALTEALPMLRAVKDAAELELMAAAGAAADRAYDEIRQVPFAGRRESDVAADLADLLRRFGHSQVDFSIVASGPNGANPHHEAGDRVIGHGDMVVLDFGGLRDGYGSDTSRTVHVGEPAAEEREVHDLVRAAQEAGFRAVRPGAACQDVDRAARAVIVEAGYGDRFIHRTGHGIGVTTHEPPYMIEGEEQPLVPGMCFSVEPGVYLPGRFGVRIEDIVTVTEDGGRRLNNTSREMAVVE; encoded by the coding sequence ATGAGCGCCCCCTTCACCACCGACGACCACCGGGCCCGGATGCGGCGCGCGGCGCGGGCCGCGGCGGACGCCGGGCTCGACGGGCTGCTGGTCGCGCCCGGCCCGGACCTGGTGTGGCTAACGGGGCACCGGCCGCCCGAGACCGAGCGGCTGACGATGCTGGTGCTGCGCGACGGTGAGGACCCGGTGCTGGTGGTGCCCACCCTGGAGGCCCCCGACGCCGCCGGGGCACCCGGCGGACCCGCGCTGACCCTGCGCGACTGGGCCGACGGCCAGGACCCCTACGAGGCGGCCGTCTCCGTCCTCGGGCCCCGCGGCCGCTTCGGCATCAGCGACAACGCCTGGACCCTGCACCTGCTGGGCCTTCAGCGTCGGCTGCCGGGCACGGCGTTCGTCGCGCTCACCGAGGCGCTGCCCATGCTCCGGGCCGTGAAGGACGCGGCGGAGCTGGAGCTGATGGCGGCGGCCGGCGCGGCGGCCGACCGGGCGTACGACGAGATCCGGCAGGTGCCCTTCGCCGGGCGCCGCGAGAGCGACGTCGCCGCCGACCTCGCCGACCTGCTGCGGCGGTTCGGGCACTCCCAGGTGGACTTCAGCATCGTCGCCTCGGGCCCGAACGGCGCCAACCCGCACCACGAGGCGGGCGACCGGGTCATCGGGCACGGCGACATGGTCGTCCTCGACTTCGGCGGCCTCAGGGACGGCTACGGCTCCGACACCTCCCGTACGGTCCACGTCGGCGAACCGGCCGCCGAGGAACGCGAGGTGCACGACCTCGTGCGGGCCGCCCAGGAGGCGGGGTTCCGAGCCGTGCGTCCCGGCGCGGCCTGCCAGGACGTCGACCGGGCCGCCCGCGCGGTCATCGTCGAGGCCGGGTACGGCGACCGCTTCATCCACCGCACCGGGCACGGCATCGGTGTCACCACCCACGAGCCGCCGTACATGATCGAGGGGGAGGAACAGCCCCTGGTGCCCGGCATGTGCTTCTCGGTCGAACCCGGTGTCTATCTGCCGGGCCGTTTCGGCGTCCGCATCGAGGACATCGTGACGGTCACGGAGGACGGCGGCCGGCGCCTCAACAACACATCCCGGGAGATGGCGGTGGTCGAGTGA
- a CDS encoding M14 family zinc carboxypeptidase has product MSARAAALVARHPHRARLRRVGISRAGTPMWLLSVGHGSRHTLIVAGPHANEPVGGATVLRLAERALAEPRLSDAADTTWNLLLSLDPDGSRRNEGWLRGPYTLGHHFRHFFRPGFLEQPEWLPDGAAGAVLPETRALLDLQDELRPFFQCSLHGVDVGGGFVELTRELPGLAERVARIAARLGIPRELRPYDTLYWPCLGPAVYRIPPPRRGDLAAAITEAAVESTWFHPHRHGTVTAVVEAPMWGVAAVEDACPAPDADAVLRTVSRALRQDTRLLEDLLTRVRPSVSGTPDAARLLAPVDDYVLVGPGVADSWDPDVHTTARPLPPLDIARLTTLALSGRRVALRTAGLLHQLVTRAGHDPAGVLPELDRLIDKWCADYRDGYGARWIPVAHQAEYQARVVLAAFELAAGRPHQPGPAPQGPCPDAHADSRSGGPDWSSEPAVPMHRE; this is encoded by the coding sequence TTGTCCGCCCGCGCCGCCGCCCTCGTCGCCCGCCATCCGCACCGCGCCCGACTCCGCCGCGTGGGCATCTCACGGGCGGGCACCCCGATGTGGCTGCTCTCCGTCGGACACGGCAGCCGCCACACCCTGATCGTCGCCGGCCCGCACGCCAACGAGCCCGTGGGCGGCGCCACCGTCCTCCGGCTCGCCGAACGGGCCCTGGCCGAACCCCGGTTGAGCGACGCCGCCGACACCACCTGGAACCTGCTGCTGAGCCTCGACCCCGACGGCTCCCGCCGCAACGAGGGCTGGCTCCGCGGCCCGTACACCCTCGGCCACCACTTCCGGCACTTCTTCCGCCCCGGCTTCCTGGAACAGCCCGAATGGCTGCCCGACGGCGCGGCCGGCGCCGTGCTGCCGGAGACCCGCGCCCTGCTCGACCTCCAGGACGAACTGCGGCCCTTCTTCCAGTGCTCGCTGCACGGCGTCGACGTCGGCGGCGGATTCGTCGAACTCACCCGGGAACTGCCGGGCCTCGCCGAGCGCGTCGCCCGCATCGCCGCCCGCCTCGGCATCCCCCGCGAGCTGAGACCGTACGACACCCTGTACTGGCCCTGCCTCGGCCCCGCCGTCTACCGCATCCCGCCCCCGCGCCGGGGCGACCTGGCCGCCGCCATCACCGAGGCGGCCGTCGAGTCCACCTGGTTCCACCCGCACCGCCACGGCACGGTCACCGCCGTCGTCGAGGCGCCGATGTGGGGCGTGGCCGCCGTCGAGGACGCCTGCCCGGCGCCGGACGCCGACGCCGTACTGCGCACCGTCAGCCGTGCCCTGCGCCAGGACACCCGGCTCCTGGAGGATCTCCTCACCCGCGTCCGCCCCTCGGTGAGCGGTACCCCGGACGCGGCCCGGCTGCTCGCCCCGGTCGACGACTACGTCCTGGTCGGGCCGGGCGTCGCCGACTCCTGGGACCCCGACGTCCACACCACCGCCCGGCCGCTGCCCCCGCTCGACATCGCCCGGCTCACCACCCTCGCCCTCTCCGGCCGTCGGGTCGCCCTGCGCACCGCCGGGCTGCTGCACCAGCTGGTGACCCGTGCCGGTCACGACCCGGCCGGCGTGCTGCCCGAGCTGGACCGCCTGATCGACAAGTGGTGCGCCGACTACCGCGACGGATACGGGGCCCGCTGGATCCCCGTGGCCCACCAGGCGGAGTACCAGGCCCGCGTGGTCCTCGCCGCGTTCGAGCTGGCGGCCGGGCGCCCGCACCAGCCGGGGCCCGCCCCGCAGGGGCCCTGCCCGGACGCCCACGCGGACTCCCGTTCGGGTGGGCCGGATTGGAGTTCCGAGCCGGCCGTGCCGATGCACCGGGAATGA
- a CDS encoding M14 family zinc carboxypeptidase, with amino-acid sequence MGLLSELGYPTVAELESAARALTARRPTLCALRSIGSSRAGRPLCLLSVGRARRAVLVVAGAHANEPTGGSTVLALAERVARDGRLRSGVSWHFVLCADPDGASLHTTPLPRTLLDYHLGFFRPAGPEQPEWSPSVLPPDRLPPETYALMGVLDELRPYLQVTLHGTDLGGSWVQLTKDVPGLAEPFAKSAAELGIPVERSASDAAGWPVSGPGVFVMPRPGGLAAYPSMPDDARRSTWYHTHRYGGLTAVVEVPMWASDLVDDTAPHPAPAAALRHLSRRLLTDAGRVEGVLAEALPRLPGPEGPLLRAARWALALVPGLARDWRDGPPADLSTAYVGSVDAFGRRLPLRAAAMLLRVLREADDPGAPLLEALVAEWCESFTERFRARWVPVGDQVEHQVRTVLAAAACARDAVGLR; translated from the coding sequence GTGGGTCTGCTGTCGGAGCTCGGATATCCCACGGTGGCTGAACTGGAGTCGGCGGCGAGAGCCCTGACGGCCCGTCGGCCGACGCTGTGCGCACTGCGGAGCATCGGCTCCTCGCGTGCCGGCCGCCCGCTGTGTCTGCTGTCCGTGGGGCGTGCGAGACGCGCTGTCCTGGTCGTCGCGGGCGCCCACGCCAATGAGCCGACCGGCGGCTCCACGGTGCTCGCCCTGGCCGAACGGGTGGCGCGGGACGGGCGGTTGCGGTCCGGTGTGTCCTGGCACTTCGTGCTCTGCGCGGACCCGGACGGGGCGAGCCTGCACACCACTCCCTTGCCGCGCACCCTGCTCGACTACCACCTCGGGTTCTTCCGGCCGGCCGGTCCCGAGCAGCCGGAGTGGTCGCCGTCCGTGCTGCCGCCGGACCGGCTGCCGCCGGAGACGTACGCCCTGATGGGTGTGCTGGACGAGTTGCGGCCCTACCTCCAGGTGACCCTGCACGGCACCGATCTGGGCGGCAGCTGGGTGCAGTTGACGAAGGACGTGCCGGGGCTCGCCGAGCCGTTCGCCAAGTCCGCGGCCGAGCTGGGGATACCGGTGGAGAGGAGCGCGTCGGACGCCGCCGGCTGGCCCGTGTCCGGGCCCGGGGTGTTCGTGATGCCCCGGCCCGGCGGCCTCGCGGCATACCCGAGCATGCCGGACGACGCCCGGCGCAGCACCTGGTACCACACCCACCGGTACGGCGGTCTGACGGCGGTCGTCGAGGTGCCGATGTGGGCGAGCGACCTGGTGGACGACACCGCCCCGCACCCGGCCCCGGCGGCGGCGCTGCGGCACCTGTCCCGGCGGCTGCTGACGGACGCGGGCCGGGTGGAAGGGGTCCTCGCCGAGGCGCTGCCCCGGCTGCCGGGGCCCGAGGGGCCGCTGCTGCGGGCCGCCCGGTGGGCGCTGGCGCTGGTACCGGGGCTGGCCCGGGACTGGAGGGACGGTCCGCCGGCGGATCTGTCGACGGCGTACGTGGGCAGTGTGGACGCGTTCGGGCGGCGGCTTCCGCTGCGGGCGGCGGCGATGCTGCTGCGGGTGCTGAGGGAGGCCGACGACCCGGGGGCGCCGCTCCTGGAAGCGCTCGTCGCCGAGTGGTGCGAGTCCTTCACCGAGCGGTTCCGTGCGCGGTGGGTGCCGGTGGGCGACCAGGTCGAGCACCAGGTGCGGACGGTGTTGGCGGCGGCGGCGTGTGCGCGGGACGCGGTGGGGCTGCGCTGA
- the treY gene encoding malto-oligosyltrehalose synthase: MTSVVPAATYRLQLQPGFPFSAAAAAVPYIASLGVSHLHLSPVLEAVPGSSHGYDVVDHGQVREELGGEEGLRELARTARGHGLGLVLDIVPNHMAMAPRHNRALWEVLREGPESAYARWFDIDWEAQGGRVLLPVLGGPLGAEIEQFVVDGRELRYYDHVFPLREGTEKLPLPQLLDAQWYRPVWWRLARTELNYRRFFSISELIGVRVEEPEVFDATHAKVLRLLDEGVVDGLRVDHPDGLADPDAYLRRLHEATGGRWTVVEKILADGEALPGAWPVAGTTGYDALRHIDGLFTDPAGAGELLGQYRRFTAAQSDRGGKWDATVRRAAYRVLTHELVAEVERLTGVAHRLCERSLDLSLRDQAPWALRTALCELLARMEVYRPYTSQDASLVVTEEAAAEARALFVVPEEARSVDAVRDLVLGRGDGSDEVEFRARFAQTSSALRAKSVEDTAFYRYVPLLSVNEVGGDPGSPAVSPQDFHAYCARVQRDWPATGTVLSTHDTKRSADVRAAIAVLAECPGRWAELLAEVTRDGPGVPDPQLAWAAWQTAFGLGPAAEERLQGALLKHVREAGLHTSWTEQNPAYEQEVAEFVARGPALDARVAALREELAPHVRANVLGAALVQLTMPGVPDVYQGTEAEYRALVDPDNRRAFAPHEEGSEKFRLTGAALRLRGRRPEVFGETATYVPLAAEGAGAGHCVAFSRSGEVVTAVTRLSLRLAQAGGWGDTRLTLPEGRWGEVLGGEREFSGEVRLADLFEALPVALLERVGA, translated from the coding sequence ATGACCTCTGTCGTGCCTGCCGCCACCTACCGGCTTCAGCTTCAGCCCGGCTTTCCCTTCTCCGCCGCCGCGGCCGCCGTGCCGTACATCGCCTCGCTCGGTGTGTCCCACCTGCATCTCTCCCCCGTGCTGGAGGCCGTTCCCGGGTCGTCGCACGGGTACGACGTGGTCGATCACGGGCAGGTGCGGGAGGAGCTCGGGGGCGAGGAGGGGCTGCGGGAGCTGGCCCGGACCGCGCGCGGCCACGGGCTCGGGCTCGTCCTGGACATCGTCCCCAACCACATGGCCATGGCGCCCCGGCACAACCGGGCCCTGTGGGAGGTGCTGCGGGAGGGGCCGGAATCGGCGTACGCGCGGTGGTTCGACATCGACTGGGAGGCGCAGGGCGGCCGGGTGCTGCTGCCGGTGCTCGGCGGGCCGCTGGGCGCGGAGATCGAGCAGTTCGTGGTGGACGGGCGGGAGCTGCGGTACTACGACCATGTGTTCCCGCTGCGGGAGGGCACCGAGAAGCTGCCGCTGCCTCAGCTGCTGGACGCGCAGTGGTACCGGCCGGTGTGGTGGCGGCTGGCCCGTACGGAGCTGAACTACCGGCGGTTCTTCAGCATCTCCGAGCTGATCGGGGTGCGGGTCGAGGAGCCGGAGGTCTTCGACGCGACCCATGCGAAGGTACTGCGGCTGCTGGACGAGGGGGTCGTCGACGGGCTGCGGGTCGACCACCCCGACGGGCTCGCCGATCCCGACGCCTATCTGCGGCGGCTGCACGAGGCGACCGGCGGACGGTGGACCGTCGTCGAGAAGATCCTGGCCGACGGGGAGGCGCTGCCCGGGGCCTGGCCGGTCGCGGGGACCACCGGCTACGACGCGCTGCGGCACATCGACGGGCTCTTCACCGATCCGGCGGGGGCGGGTGAACTGCTGGGTCAGTACCGGCGTTTCACGGCCGCGCAGTCCGACCGGGGCGGGAAGTGGGACGCGACCGTGCGGCGGGCCGCGTACCGGGTGCTCACGCACGAACTGGTCGCGGAGGTGGAGCGGCTCACCGGGGTGGCGCACCGGCTGTGCGAGCGCTCCCTGGACCTCTCGCTGCGCGACCAGGCGCCGTGGGCGCTGCGCACCGCGCTGTGCGAGCTGCTCGCACGGATGGAGGTGTACCGGCCGTACACCTCCCAGGACGCCTCCCTCGTCGTCACCGAGGAGGCCGCGGCCGAGGCGCGCGCGCTGTTCGTGGTGCCCGAGGAGGCCCGGTCGGTGGACGCCGTACGGGACCTGGTGCTGGGCCGGGGGGACGGGTCGGACGAGGTGGAGTTCCGGGCGCGGTTCGCGCAGACCTCGTCGGCGCTGCGGGCCAAGTCGGTGGAGGACACGGCGTTCTACCGCTATGTGCCGCTGCTGTCGGTGAACGAGGTGGGGGGCGATCCGGGGAGTCCGGCCGTGTCGCCCCAGGACTTCCACGCCTACTGCGCGCGGGTGCAGCGCGACTGGCCGGCCACGGGGACCGTGCTGTCGACCCACGACACCAAGCGCAGCGCGGACGTACGGGCGGCGATCGCGGTGCTCGCGGAGTGCCCCGGGCGGTGGGCCGAACTGCTGGCGGAGGTGACGCGGGACGGCCCGGGGGTCCCGGATCCGCAGCTGGCGTGGGCGGCCTGGCAGACGGCGTTCGGGCTCGGCCCCGCCGCCGAGGAGCGGCTTCAGGGGGCCCTGCTGAAGCATGTGCGGGAGGCGGGGCTGCACACCTCCTGGACCGAGCAGAACCCTGCCTACGAACAGGAGGTGGCGGAGTTCGTCGCGCGGGGACCGGCCCTGGACGCCCGGGTCGCCGCGCTGCGCGAGGAGTTGGCGCCCCATGTGCGGGCGAACGTTCTCGGCGCGGCCCTGGTGCAGCTGACGATGCCAGGGGTGCCGGATGTGTACCAGGGGACGGAGGCCGAGTACCGGGCCCTGGTGGACCCGGACAACCGGCGGGCCTTCGCTCCGCACGAGGAGGGGTCGGAGAAGTTCCGGCTCACCGGGGCGGCGCTGCGGCTGCGCGGGCGGCGGCCGGAGGTCTTCGGGGAGACGGCGACGTACGTGCCGCTGGCGGCGGAGGGGGCGGGCGCCGGCCACTGTGTCGCCTTCAGCCGCTCGGGCGAGGTGGTCACGGCGGTGACCCGCTTGTCGCTGCGGTTGGCCCAGGCCGGAGGCTGGGGCGACACCCGGCTGACGCTGCCCGAGGGACGGTGGGGCGAAGTGCTGGGCGGGGAGCGGGAGTTCTCGGGTGAGGTGCGGCTGGCGGACCTCTTCGAAGCCCTGCCGGTCGCGCTGCTGGAGCGGGTCGGCGCGTGA
- a CDS encoding DUF1707 and FHA domain-containing protein, with protein sequence MTSSFEFHTYPARLSDAERDRALRVLRDGVALGRLSHDTFIRRMELALTARRSDELVALTADLPVENRWSRLVLGTVGAVSGFGVKLRRAWQAERLPKLQLPHPAGGHALRIGRDPANGLRLSHETVSRVHAELSRQGGMWILRDLGSTNGTTVNGRRVIGAAVVRDGDQVSFGRMVFRLSSE encoded by the coding sequence GTGACGTCGTCCTTCGAGTTCCACACGTACCCCGCGCGGCTGTCGGACGCGGAGCGCGACCGCGCGCTGAGGGTGCTCCGTGACGGCGTCGCGCTCGGCCGTCTGTCGCACGACACGTTCATCCGGCGGATGGAGCTGGCCCTCACCGCCCGCCGCTCCGACGAACTCGTCGCGCTCACCGCCGACCTGCCCGTCGAGAACCGCTGGTCCCGGCTGGTGCTCGGCACCGTGGGCGCGGTCTCCGGCTTCGGCGTGAAACTGCGCAGGGCCTGGCAGGCCGAGCGGCTCCCCAAGCTCCAGCTGCCGCACCCGGCGGGCGGCCACGCCCTGCGCATAGGCCGCGACCCGGCGAATGGGCTCCGGCTCAGCCACGAGACGGTCTCCCGGGTGCACGCCGAACTGAGCCGGCAGGGCGGCATGTGGATCCTGCGCGACCTCGGCTCCACCAACGGCACCACCGTCAACGGCCGTCGGGTGATCGGCGCGGCCGTCGTCCGCGACGGCGACCAGGTGAGTTTCGGCCGGATGGTCTTCCGCCTCTCCTCCGAATGA